One region of Pseudomonadota bacterium genomic DNA includes:
- the speY gene encoding deoxyhypusine synthase, producing MHQERPSCPGKNRYLRGKRILPKPISEETSVVDLIDNMDAYNGGRLRAACHLLKEKYSRDDVTVGLSLAGALTPAGLGPSTVIPLMKHGFVDWITATGANMYHDMHFAFDLPMHRGSHSVDDVDLRKEGVTRIYDILFDYEDVLMETDRRLRMIMIRPEFQKEMGTREFYHHLGKVMDEYERKNGLGEVSIVAAAYRLGIPVFTSSPGDSTIGMNVAGLELLAEAAGLQDLFKLKINPSLDVNDSTAIILNAKRYEKGKTGVILIGGGSPKNFVLQTEPQIQEVLMIPEVGQDYDINVTDARPDTGGLSGASPSEAASWGKIDPTKLDEAVTAYLDVTVAFPLMVAYVHQTTAPKRLKRLYDRGAELRAKLIESYLENNKEIDALKKQMSLLHA from the coding sequence ATGCACCAGGAAAGACCGAGCTGCCCGGGAAAGAACAGGTACCTCCGCGGCAAGCGAATCCTCCCGAAGCCCATCTCCGAGGAAACCTCCGTCGTCGACTTGATCGACAACATGGACGCCTACAACGGCGGGCGCCTGCGGGCGGCGTGCCACCTCCTGAAGGAGAAGTACTCCCGGGACGACGTCACGGTGGGGTTGAGCCTGGCGGGCGCGCTGACTCCGGCGGGCCTCGGCCCTTCGACGGTGATCCCGCTCATGAAGCACGGGTTCGTGGACTGGATCACGGCGACCGGCGCCAACATGTACCACGACATGCATTTCGCCTTCGATCTGCCCATGCACAGGGGCAGCCACAGCGTGGACGACGTGGATCTGCGGAAGGAAGGCGTGACCCGCATCTACGACATCCTGTTCGACTACGAGGACGTCCTGATGGAGACCGATCGCCGCCTGCGGATGATCATGATCCGCCCCGAGTTTCAGAAGGAGATGGGGACGCGCGAGTTCTACCACCACCTGGGCAAGGTGATGGACGAGTACGAAAGGAAGAACGGGCTGGGCGAGGTGAGCATCGTCGCGGCGGCCTACCGGCTCGGGATCCCCGTCTTCACGTCCTCCCCCGGCGACTCGACCATCGGGATGAACGTGGCGGGGCTCGAGCTGCTCGCCGAGGCCGCGGGCCTGCAGGACCTGTTCAAGCTGAAGATCAACCCCAGCCTAGACGTCAACGACTCCACGGCGATCATCCTCAACGCGAAGCGGTACGAGAAGGGGAAGACCGGGGTCATCCTCATCGGCGGCGGGAGCCCGAAGAACTTCGTGCTCCAGACCGAGCCGCAGATCCAGGAGGTCCTGATGATCCCCGAGGTGGGGCAGGACTACGACATCAACGTGACGGACGCGCGGCCGGACACGGGCGGCCTGTCCGGCGCGTCCCCGAGCGAGGCCGCGAGCTGGGGCAAGATCGATCCGACCAAGCTGGACGAGGCCGTGACCGCGTACCTCGACGTGACGGTCGCCTTCCCGCTCATGGTCGCCTACGTCCACCAGACGACGGCTCCCAAGCGGCTCAAGCGGCTCTACGATCGAGGGGCGGAGCTGCGGGCCAAGCTGATCGAGTCCTACCTGGAGAACAACAAGGAAATCGACGCGCTGAAGAAGCAGATGAGCCTCCTCCATGCCTGA
- a CDS encoding type III PLP-dependent enzyme, giving the protein MPERAGAAGDLLALAEKNGTPLFVLDHGVLRENCRLFMKCLPRVQGYYAVKANSNQEIVKTLFDEGASFDVASYSEFMQVYDFIRDLEEEKKDFFIWDKIIFSNTIKDRETLRRIRRYRPLVTYDNAEEIRKIKEHCDTAGLVLRLKVPDAGSQVEMGSKFGCEPGDAADLIRGAFDAGLQVEGVSFHVGSQCTHFDNYTSALAIASQVLNDARRAGHGLNIVDLGGGFPVPYDDRVPRFEELAELLNAEIRRLFPEDVEIIAEPGRFMVATAAALVTEIIGKARRDGKIFYHINDGLYHTFSGVVYDHWVPNFHAFKDGEQEVCAVVGPTCDSFDKISLSVLLPPDLEVGDYLYTENIGAYSVASSTRFNGFEGARILHKR; this is encoded by the coding sequence ATGCCTGAGCGCGCGGGCGCGGCGGGGGATCTCCTCGCCCTGGCGGAGAAGAACGGGACGCCCCTGTTCGTCCTGGATCACGGGGTGCTCCGGGAGAACTGCCGCCTGTTCATGAAGTGCCTGCCCAGGGTGCAGGGCTACTACGCGGTCAAGGCCAACTCGAACCAGGAGATCGTGAAGACCCTGTTCGACGAGGGGGCCAGCTTCGACGTCGCCTCGTACAGCGAGTTCATGCAGGTCTACGACTTCATCCGGGATCTCGAGGAGGAGAAGAAGGACTTCTTCATCTGGGACAAGATCATCTTCTCCAACACCATCAAGGACCGGGAGACGCTGCGCCGGATCAGGCGCTACCGCCCGCTGGTCACCTACGACAACGCGGAGGAGATCCGGAAGATCAAGGAGCACTGCGACACGGCCGGGCTGGTGCTGCGCCTCAAGGTGCCGGACGCGGGGTCCCAGGTGGAGATGGGATCCAAGTTCGGGTGCGAGCCCGGGGACGCGGCGGATCTGATCCGCGGCGCCTTCGACGCCGGGCTCCAGGTGGAGGGGGTGAGCTTCCACGTCGGGAGCCAGTGCACGCACTTCGACAACTACACGAGCGCGCTCGCCATCGCGTCGCAGGTGCTGAACGACGCGCGGAGGGCGGGCCACGGGCTCAACATCGTGGACTTGGGCGGCGGGTTCCCGGTCCCGTACGACGACCGGGTGCCCCGCTTCGAGGAGCTGGCGGAGCTGCTCAACGCCGAGATCCGGAGGCTGTTTCCGGAGGACGTGGAGATCATCGCCGAGCCGGGGCGCTTCATGGTCGCCACCGCCGCGGCGCTCGTCACGGAGATCATCGGCAAGGCGAGACGGGACGGGAAGATCTTCTACCACATCAACGACGGCCTCTATCACACCTTCTCCGGCGTGGTGTACGACCACTGGGTCCCCAACTTCCACGCCTTCAAGGACGGCGAACAGGAGGTGTGCGCGGTGGTCGGGCCCACGTGCGACAGCTTCGACAAGATCTCGCTGTCGGTCCTGCTGCCGCCCGACCTGGAGGTCGGGGACTACCTGTACACCGAGAACATCGGCGCCTACAGCGTCGCGTCGTCGACCCGGTTCAACGGCTTCGAGGGGGCCAGGATCCTCCACAAGCGGTGA